The nucleotide window AATATGTGTAAGAGGACAAGAATCTGGctttaaacatattttcaaataataaataaaatgcatgccTAGACTTACAGAATAGGccaattaatttcatttagaaaaagcACAACACCCATCACCATTCCACACTTCTGAGGGCCTGAAGGTGCATGAAGATTTGGTTTgaattttctaaagcaaaatacGTGCGCTCCCTGCGCTTTTTTGGTTAGTTATTTATTCCCCTTAAGGAAACTTTTGCTTTGCCCACCAGAAAAGGATGCAGAGGTAATAAGGTTTGAGATGCAGATGGAACAGCAAATAAGGCAGGCACTAATGGAGTGGgtgcaaaataaagcaagattGTAATTTCTGCTTAGATTGCAGTGCCTTGCAGCCACACCACACAGAGGACATCTAAAAACTATCCTTCTCCTTCCCATTCCTCCTCTCACCTCCCCACGCTAGTCACACAGCTCCGTCTTTCATTCCATCCAGATCACCAGGCACTGTGTGGACGCTGATTTAGCCTTTACTAATTATGCGCTAAGAAcggctttttttttccacttctgcctGGAATTATAAAGGTGTTTCCATACTCTGTGAGTAAGGACTTTTGAAAACAGTCACAAAATATTAAAGCTGTCTAGAGTGCAGTACCTTTTAATCTCTTTGCATAGGTCAAAACTAGTATTGCCTTGAAAAGTGGGTGCTAAAGTAAAATATGACTGAAAAATGTCTCATTGCACCCTACTGGAACACTTCACCAAAAGTGTTGTAAATGCAAGAAAACTTTGGCTTAGTTTTTTGGGGGTgtacctctccctccttcccttcctttcatgCCATTCTCCCAAGAAACAGACAAGTATTTTTTGCATGTTAGCTAGCATTACATGAATAGAGCTACtccagtttcttttcagaaagaaaaaaaaatcagctcaaaCATTAGACTACCAGCTTCCTgaagggcagaaagaaaaaaaccacaaagcaaaacaaaactaagataatgaatttccatatttttgatgttcattttttaaaacagggTATTTTTCAGTTAGGGATGAGGTCTTACCCAGGACATACTTCCCTTTCCCTGAAGTCCCCagaagtaacaacaacaaaatctagcTTTTCCTTCTAGATGTTACCATTATTGCAGTCTTCTTATGCTTTGTcttcttgaaaaaataaataatgaaacctttccaaaaggaaaatcaGCCACAGCTTAAATAAATAGCATCTATAAATACTATCTTAGTGGTAACTATATAGTATCGCAAGTGCACCACTGAACAGATTAATGTGATGAAAGAGATCTTCTGTGTTACATATTTTACTCAGTTAAATGTTTATGCTCTCCCTCAAGTGAAAACTTACAATTCCCCAAAGAGCAACAATAAACTTGAAAAATCAGGTTAGACGTCAGCAGCTGGCTATTAATAACCATCCTCTTGGCTAATATTGTTTTCCCGGGGCAGCCAGTGTCCATAATTAGCATTCATCTTTCATCTTCCTCATCTGGGCTGTCTGGCAGGTGCTGGGTGGGGTAAACACGGAGGGGTCAGCAATGCCCAGCTGTAGATCAAAAAAGCGAGTGGAAGTTGTCACGCTGTAGTTCTTCGTGTAGGTTTCCTGTACTGGGTAACAGTCTTTGACTGTGTAAACGCCGACCCAGGATTCCACTGTAACCAAGCAGAAATGTGACTAATTTAGATAACAAGAATGAATGAATGTGTCACAATGATGTCAGTCAAAAAAATGGCCATTTCTCAAGCAAAGCCTACAGGCTTGAACTGCCCATAGTCCTGTCCATACGCATGGAAACACCAAGAAAGGCCACAAAACTGGTATAATTTAGACACTGCAATGATGTTAAACCTGAACATGTTGGTGTCAGGCACATTTCAAATCATGGTACCGTCATGGCATTGGTATGCCACCTTTCAGGTATACCTCTACTGAAGGACCGTCACTTCTGCTCAGTCCCAAATATAGTTGTGTTCTGCACAAGTCTGATTTCTCTCATCTCTCATGCCACTTTCATGTCAGCACTTACTCACTTCACCAGTAAAGcaatgaaatactgtgttttcccAGAAGGCAAATTTTGGTGCCATCAACTTGGGTAGCACCAGAACATTTTACCTTACACTGTGTCCTTGACAAGCTGAAAGGTGTGATTACTGAAAACCTGTGGTCCATTTCACAATGTTGTCCCTCAACACAGCCTTTGACACTCTAAACCACTTAGTCGTCAtcctacccccaccccccaaactatGTGGGAGATCCGATTCCCTCCCATGCACAGGAAGTTCTGCACTCACCTACCCAAGGAAGCACTTGCCCTCTGCTGTGCTGGGGACTTCTCTGCACTAGAACTGACAGCCACAGTGTCTTGCTTCCACAGCTTGTGGTCCTTTATAATCTTAGCTGTCATTCTTACACTGATGATACTCATCACAACTTTAATCCAAATAAACACGACCTTGCTTCATCTTTTTCCATCTTAGTCTCTCAAGCACAGAAGGTTTGTCTCATTAGAAGAGGAACATTCCCAAATACAACTCCAGTGCCTCCAttgcttcttttaatttattccttCTGTTTACCGTAATCTACTCATATCATCATTATCATGTCAATCTTTTTAATTCCTACTCCTCTCAAACTTTTCTACTGGTTCATTAATTATTTCAAGACTACACTCAATGCTGATGTCCTCCACGTATGTGATGTAGCAAGTCTGTCCCTTTTTTTAACTTTGGTTTAATTCCACAACATGCTTATCTCAGAGGTGTTCCCTCACTCTCTTTCCCCCTTGTCCTCTGCCATCACCTCTACTTTCACCACTATGCTATTTCTGTAGTAAGTAGCATCAAGGTGGTTTCCTTTGAATACCCTTCACTTTTAAATCTCTTTTACTAACCCCATGCACCTCTTCTGTGATCTTTCTTTACCCCTTCCATTGTACACCACTTCATCCAGTTGTTATATGTATTTCAGATCTCTTGATAGCAGAAATTCATGaggttaaaatacaaaattacctACTGTGATCATAAATCAGTTCCTCTGAGGGATGCCTGTAATAAATTTTTCCAGCCCCAAGGAGGTTTATTTTCTCTCACTCGGCAGCAAACATACTTATTTTCTGTCCTTCCAGTATTGCATCATATGCTGTACCACAATCACATTATCAGAAATAGATAAGCTGTGACATGAAACACACATACAGTATCTAAAGAAAGGGTGGCAAGCTGAGCAATATTTGAACATACCTCTCCAGGGCATCCTAATATACCAAAACCATTCTGACCTCAATGAGTTGGGTTCTGAGTATCCAGAAATGGAGGCTTCTTTTCCTCAACAAGTCTTCTATCagaattttgaataaaaaattcaAGTAAAATATGATGCTACCAAGGTAGCCTGTATCTCCACTGAAACCTTtataattttaatagaaatataatttctagaATTCAAGCCAACATTAGCTGAAAGGTGGATGGGTAGACAACTTTAAGACATTATTTTCATGAAAGATCATACAGAAAAGAACTGGAGATACAGGATAAAAATCAGACATCATTAACTGAATGTATCTGGATATTAAATTCCATAAAAGTTCCAAAAATATCggatctgaaaaacaaaatttttgcAGTAAGTGGTAATCTGTGTCTTGTAGAATAGCAGAGGTATATCGACCTAGTTACAGAGGTCTAACCATCTTATCCTTCATTTTCtacttcattctttctacttttattcaagaaagaaatattttcccctGGCTAAATGCTCAGGTTCATAACCAGCCTATGTATTAGGTGTCTATAACCATAAGTATTGCATGAGCTGAATAGTGCCATAAATTTCATGggggttttaaaattatttttatagttgCCTGGATCATCAGTAAACCATAGACGAAATTGAAGCCAATGTGCTAGTAAATTGCTATGCATCCAAAACCTAACATACTGTACCTTGGAAAATTCAGCCTACTTTCTTTTATGATGCAGGTGTTCAGCTGCCAAGTGCAGAACTAAGTCTTGCAAGCAGATGTTTCTTACTAGTGTAGTGGATAACAAAACTTAGGTGCATATTAAAGATGTCCATTGCTGCAGAACCATGTATTGGATGTATTCTGTGATAACATTTGATAGCTGTGTGTAGACACACAGTGACACCTGCTTTGTTTCTATTATGCATCCTCTAGTTTGAGTGTGCCCCTAATTATATTGCCAATTCTTCTCTAGATATATTTTGGATACAGGCTGCTTGATTCAGATGCAAAATGATGCTGTTCCATGCCAAAATCTGTATGATATGAACTAAACCACAATCAAGTCCCTTGGACATATTTGATCCTGCTGAGATATAAcacattttcttaataaaatacattGATAATAAAATGATATGCTGTGCTCAggatatatttattatttcttccaGCAAACTTTATAGAAATATAGAAATCTGGGGTGAAAcatgagtaattttatttttccctgggtAGCAGAGACAATGATTATTATTAAGATGAAACAAAAGCATGCACATACATTTCCTGGCTGGTTTTCTGTCAGACCATTCCTGTACCATAATTTCATCTCCAGGTCCCCCAATGTAGTACTGATCTTCATAAGTTGAATTGGCAGGAATATCATATGGATCCCATGGCTCTGTCAGAGCAATCTTCGAGCAAAGCTTTGTAACTTGTTCAATCTGAAACATCACTGCATCTTTGTAGAGCAATATATACTCAAAGaatctgaaacattaaaaaaagcagttatatatatatatatacagtctTTTTCTATACTAAGCAAGAAGCATTGCTGATAAGTAAGCTTGCCTTTGACTTCTCAGTATAAGACCATTTTCACTTGCATTAAACTTTGCCAAACTTTGAGAAAGGCTAACCAGTTGGGCTGAAATTTCCCATGCTGAAAATTTGTCTCAGCTGactctttccaaaataaataaatcaggctGAACTGGTTCAGCCATTTCTGAGAACAACAGAACAACTTTTCTGAGAACAACTAAGAGAAAAACATGTTGTTATTcctagttttggtttgttttttaataactgtttcattaaaaagctCTAGTGCCTCCATGTTTTGGAGAAAGGACTTGAAATTTGGCAGGggaaaagtttttattaaaagttgCCCAGATTTGGCTAAATTATAAGCCTTGGAAAAAATCTGCTTGCATAGGCTGGATAGATTCAATTCCCCATGAATGTGGTAGAGCCTTTCTCTGTGCTGGTTAGATGTAGCATCTGCCATCCTCACAGATGCTCCTCCATGGCAACCCATGTAGCTCAGTGGGACATGTTGGTGAAGGGGGAAGTACCTGGTCCCAAGTGCAGAACTGAGAGGGTCTCCCTCCTAACAGCAAAGTTTCTCTCTGGAAGCACCAGACTCAAGAAGTAGTGAAAAGAGAAAGCGGAGGAGCAAAATAGTAAGGCAGAGATAAGGAGAGGTGTGGAGATCAATAAGCTTGAGAGGCCAGAAGGCGAGATCAACAAAATGGATAGTTAATAAGGATTTTAAAACAATCTTCTATAGAGTATGAAGTGACCAAGCCCTGCTCTTAAGAGAGATGATAAACCTTTTCATTGACATTTTCATCTAGTTACTAGTTATAGTAGTTGGGTCTACCAAAAACACTGTGACTTTGTTTCCATACCTATAAAAAGGCAGTGGTATGGTTCTTGCCTTATAATGGGggacagaaacagagagaaactGAAATCAAAATTATCAGAAGTATGAGCTGATTTTGAATACACAACCAGAAACACCAGAAGCTTAACTTCTCCAGGGTACTTAGTATTATCAATCAGATGATGATTTGTTCAAAGTACAACTCAAAGCATCCTCATGTGTGTGCTGCACCTTTTGCAAAGCAGAGCCAGGAGCCACTCTCTAAACACCCCAAAACTGTGCACTCATTGTTAGAGGCTCCCTGTGAATATCTCAGCTCAAGTATTTGGCTACAGTCTACTGTTAATGCAGGGACTctagagaaaaggaagggatggTATTAATTACCACAAACACCTTCATCTTGCCTATCTGTAATAGTGCCTCTTTCCATCTGTAATTCCTTGCTTCATTCATGATGCTGCCtccatttcctggaaaaaaaaaaaaatggcttggGTGTCCTTTGGACAGTGGTAACTTCCACTTCACAAACCTGGTGCTAGACCCTAAGTGTTCATCCTGTGCCATCAGCAAGACGGGAAGCTGGTGGAAAACAGTGCATAATCCATGTAATTAGAGATGATGCACAAAAGCAAGAGGGGACCTTCTCTGTGGTATTTCCCAACTCCTGCATGTTTCTCTTTGCAGTTCTCACATTCTTTTGGGGAGGATGTGAAGTTTACATACAAGAGGGCTGACAACAACACAATTTACAGTTTTAATTGTTGCACTATACAACTGCATCAGACAGGAATGCTTCACCCACCACTGACACAGGCATTTAAAGGTTGCACTATGAGAAGTGTCTAAGCATGGTGAAAAGGATCTGAGCAACATTCCCATAAATTCTTGAGAGGATCATTTATCCAGCATGTGTGGAAACACAGCCAAGCTAAATGGCATTAGCCAAACTGAATGGGGATGAAGAACGTAAACGGGGACAAGCAGGCTGACACAAGGTAAGCTGGGGCATACCTCTCACGCATGACCTTGCACAACATGGGAGGTAGCTTGTCCCGCTTTCCCTGAGGGAGTCAGTCACCAGGAACTTCCCACACATTAACAAGATGCACACAGAGAGGCTGAGAAGCTGCAGGATTACATATTAGCTTCCCCGTGGTAAATCGTTCTCCTGCCCATATCTTAAAATATTCATGCTACTGTGATGACTCTTACCAAGCTAAACTCACCTGCCATTTTCTTAGTCAAAGGCAAAGTCTCCACAGTTGTGAGACGCTACTGAAGAATTCAGTATATATAAACTGGTACCTTATGTAAACCCAAGCCTCTGAGCATGTAAGGACATATATAACTTTTATATCACGTTCAGTCCAGAGAACCTACTCATAAAAACACTAAAATACACTTATTTATGTGTTTGCAGCCAGGCTCTAATGACTCAACTACTGTTCAGCTGGCTGCCCAGTAGCTCCCATAAAAGTGGGATGGGGAACGCCTTACAGATCAGTCTATCAACATGTTTGAGATATTTGAGTAATAATACAGTCATTctgtgaaagaacaaaaaagcaataTATTAGTGAAGCATTACAAACTACTGGGAATAAAATTTAaacaattacatttctttttttattttaaattcttacttaaaacttttttcacacagaattttattcgcatttttaacaataatttttttcacgttttctttttccttatcctTTCCTTTCTAAATTATTTAATGGAATAAATATCTTTTGTTCTAAATTTTGTAACCCGTGAAACAATATCATTGTTTGAGGGACATGTGCCACCTTTACTCAAGTGAAACATTAGTTCAAACTTCAGTCTGACAAATGCATGTATTTAACTTCCAGCACATGGATAGCCTCTGTGACTTCAACAGATGGCCAGAACACTTGCAGAAGGAGGGCCACAACCCAAAAAAGCCTACTTTCTTGACTTTGCTATCTTCCATGCAGACAGCAAGTTGTGCGTTATGAAACAACAACGAaaagaagaattagaaaaatccaaacaaatcaaACTCATCACCAAGCATGTCTCTAGCACCCATTCTGCAGAGCAAGAGGCTCCACCACCTACACTTTAGGTTCTGGGAGAAGCAGAGTGAACATATGTGGAACAGACACAAGTCGTACGATTTGATGTGCTGCTGGGATGAAGTCAGCAGCTGTggtggcacacacacacaagacgAGAACTGCAGAGAGCATGGCTCTACTCACTGTGCATGGCTGCCCTGGGTAAGCAGTGAACATGATTTACACTGTCATTATTCAACCCAGATGTACCTCACATTCAAGTTTTAAAGAGAATTGCTCCTGTGTATCCTGGAAATAGCAAGCAGAGAAACCTAAGATTACATAGAATCTGAGTTTAACTGCAGATGAAAGGTGAATGGTTGTTTTATAAAGAGAACTATTTACCAGccaaaattaataacaaaatgtgcatgaatataaaaattacaatctagcatattttaaagcaaaatatttaaaaataatttcctcttttttttttttcttttttttttttttttactggccaAGTTCTAAGTGTACTGCCTCTATTTGTTTTAGGTGCCTGAGATTTCATTGGCTGCTTGAGGGGAAGCACAGAGTCCTGAAGATAGGTCTTGgcaaagaaacagaagaggaaatgaTATTTAATTAGtttgttttttcagaaaaagtaacaTATTTGCAGCCTGTGCCCACctctaatattattttaataataatttcattcCTTAAATTTCCAACTTCAAGGAAGCCCCAACCTGTTCATTGGGCACCTTCAAACAGATTTGGAGTAGTTACTCTATTTGCCTGACTGAGattatttcccttcctttcttatCCTATTCCATCCTACCCTGTCCTATCCTTCACACCCTTTGTACACTATGCCCTTAACGGGACTCTCTCATGGTCCTTAATAATCCCCTTGTCTGTGCCTGAAAATGGATAAATTCCAGCATATAAAGACACACACATGTTTTTCACTCCTATGCTTTAAAGAATTTCTTAACACTGGACCATATCCTGTGCAAATAATTCCATTGACTTTGCTGGAAATAATCATGTCAGACAGGTAGGATAAACACTGCATTCAGTACTCTCTTCTCCTGAGCTAAGGAAACCATTTTTCTGAATAAGAGCTGAACTGAATTCAATGCAAGGGCAGAATACCGTGCCCACACAGTCATAAGGCGAAGCACTTGCATTGAGGACACACTGCGAGGAGTGGTTGTGCATCCAAATACCGTCCTACCTCTGAGATTTGTCCTGAAATCTGGGGACATAGAGGTGCCTCCCAGAAGGCAACCCAGAAAACATACAGACAGACTCTCGGACTCTTGTAAATGACTGAAACCAATAAACTTACCTAATGACTTGTCTTTTGAATGGATTATTGTTCTGTATGTTATTAACGCAAGTCTaaacaatgaattattttttaatatttgtcagaaaaaaaagtcattagacTCAAGACCATGCTACCAGCCCTGTTTCAGGTACTCAGTCTGCACTGAGTCCTGCCCAAAACTGCCCTGTGCTGAGATCCTTCCCAGCTGCCAGTCCTGAAGCATGCGAGCCTGCCCATCACCTAACACGTCCGCATGACTCCCTTCTGCACTTCTGAAGGCTCCCTCGTGATCGTCAAACCTAGAAGGAAGAAGCTGCTTGCTGTCCAATTGCCTTCGTAGTGAGTCAGAGGAGTAGAGGTGCTGGCAGTGGCATGCCAAGAGCCACGTGATGTATCGAGGCACATCAGACAAGGTCATTTGCTAGAGAGAAGCAAAATAATGGTCTGAGGCTGAGACTGGGTAAAAGAAATTCCTTGTGTGCTAAATTGGGCTCTGCATCATTTCACTCTGTGGCTTTGGACAAGTAACTTACAGTACTGGAGTCTTAAAATGCCATTCTTGTTATTTATTGGTGTAGCACTGAAGAGACACTAATCAGGGATCAAGAACCAGTTGGGCGAGGCATTGtattaataaagaacaaaatgaCAGTTCCTACCCCAGAAAACAATGAAACAATGGTTCTTGTAAAACAGACTTTCCTTTCCTGCAAAGGCATATGAGGTGTCATGCATCCAGGGCTTTAACCTGTTGATTCAGTTTTCCCAGCTGCAGCTATTGTATCCTTAAAACTCCCACTTGGATTAGTCAGGACTTATTTATATTACTTAGTAAGTATTATAAAGcaattgaaaaatgaaagcaaaattttatgTATGATTTGTATTAGAGCAATTGCATTACACAGCAGAGATCAGTATTTGCTATTTAAGATATCAAGTTGAGGTCACTGCAATTATTCCAAAGCTAATTTTGCTTCACCTTTTGAGATTAACTGAAAGCTTGAAGCATCTGTCTGCCTTTGTGGTATTACTTAATTCTTTGCCAGTTCTGTttgtaaaaaggcatttttaaacaCTGTGAAAGAAGTTAGAAATGCTTCTAACTAGAAGAAATTTCACTAAAAATATCCCAAACAAATTCTCTGTTCGAGTGTGCATGGACAGATACATCCAAATATGTAATTCTTGAGTTATCTTGTATCCTCTTGATAACATACTTCACAACAATAccactatttttttatttctttgttgttgaATAAAGATGTACTGGGAGAATGGGAACCTTTACTAGAAGGATGACTACAAAACCTCATCTTCTCAGCTCTTCAGATTAAGAACATTTTCAAGGGAGCAAAGCTGCCAAGCAGACACGCAGACAGTTGATAAACACTCATCAGGTCAAGAACATTCATCTGCTTTTGGAAAGCCCTGGTGAGCTCATTTCAAAACTGAGAAGCATTCGTTTTTCAGTATATTTCTGGGaactcctttcctctttcccatgAAGTTTTCGGTAATTTCagacttgtgtttttcttctggtgTATCAGACCTCAACAACAACAGTAATTTACCATATTTGATCTCACATGTTTGGCAGTGGTGCTGGGCTATGGTATATTGTACAAACACAGTATTGTGCAAATACGTGACAGTAAATGTAATCTGATATTGtgtgaaagcagtatttttttagtCTGACTTAAATCACTCACAGATTGTAaaggcctttttttattttcaaggagACCAAGCTCCCTACATCAAGTATCTAATTAGCACGGTATATGAGGAACTTTGACAGCACTAccagttttcaaagcagaaagaatTAGGCAGCTTAAGTCCTGTTAATTATGAAGTTCATGtagaaagaaaacctttcaaTATAGGAATCAAAAGCTGGAAATTCAAAGCTACAACAGTTAAAGGATGACATTTTTTGTGACTTTAATTATGAAAC belongs to Accipiter gentilis chromosome 14, bAccGen1.1, whole genome shotgun sequence and includes:
- the EPDR1 gene encoding mammalian ependymin-related protein 1, giving the protein MARGAGELRLLGPGPEPGLLLPLLLLLLGGLLVRSGGAAAAAGPEPCQAPRQWEGRTVSYEHGTGRNRRAAVSYDGPNQRLRILEERKALIPCKKFFEYILLYKDAVMFQIEQVTKLCSKIALTEPWDPYDIPANSTYEDQYYIGGPGDEIMVQEWSDRKPARKLESWVGVYTVKDCYPVQETYTKNYSVTTSTRFFDLQLGIADPSVFTPPSTCQTAQMRKMKDEC